The Myotis daubentonii chromosome 1, mMyoDau2.1, whole genome shotgun sequence genome includes the window gtcaaaccagctaggacaattTTGTCCTTTCCTAATTGTTGCTAAAGCATGAGCAACATTCTTCTACAAACTTACCAGAATCTGTGACCTTTATTCTCATGGTTGGTTTTTgagaataaaattgtttttatttttatatttacaaaccTTTCCATTTTTCCTTCATTAATTCATTATTAGTTTTGATTGCACATATTTCCTTCTGAGCATGTATCTACTTCATATTCACTTATAAAGCATTAAGTGAATTAACTTCTTatcatttatattaattttcgTAGTTAATggggtttttaattttaatttttatgtatggaTGCCTCCTTGTACCATCCTGTGGTAGGAAATGAACATTCAATTCCATTTCCATTCAAACCTCTATAATTGTGCAGATATTAATCCACACATCCATATGTGGTGGGCAGAATTTCATCACTTTTTTACCTTGgcctatacatatattttttaacatgtcaactgtaactgtttttcattttctatttttatattatacttctctgaattttctcatttataagatTATAAATctaccaatggacatagacaccagaggggtgagggcatgagtggggcaAGGGTGGACAatgggagataaggacacatatgtaataccttagtcaataaagaaaaagaaaaaatattataaatctaTAACCCTATATTTACCACTATTTTTTGCCTTGTTTAGTTTTCCAAAGAAGCTGTGAACATATGAACCTTTGTATCTAAGGTTCATATCAAATGTTTTCATGTGAAActtgaatttagaaaaaaaattaattggaaaGAGGCAATAACATGAAAGGCATATCATGCTCCTGATCCCAGACCACAGCTAAGTGATATGTTCCTTCAGTCAGGAGCTAGCAAAGTGGCGTCTTGTTTTCCCAGACTTATAACTATTGGAGGTATAGATCACTGGGCAGCTTAGTTTTATTGGCAGTTATGTGTATTTTTTGGCAATTATGTCTGGGTGCCCAGCATAGAGAGTGATTTTCTACCTCTTAAGACAATTTCTATATACCTAATTTCCTACATTAAACCCTATTGTAGTAAAAACTAGTTTGATTTATGTAATCTCCAATAGAATCTGTAGTACTAATTAACTATCACTATCATAATCAGAGTGAAATTAATTAAGGACAAGTTTTAACATCCAGGGAGTATTTGTAAAAACCCACTAGTAATAATCCTGaagctctaaaaaaattaataaaatcaatgtCATAGTATTTTTCCATAAAATCAATAATCTTTGTATCTTATCCCTCTACTAAATTTGAGCAGAGGggaggaaaataaatatagaaaaaccatATATAGGTCTGCAAATAATATTTTGTTCTTACTGATGTTTTTCAGCTTATTGATCTCTGTCCAGAATCTAATGTTGCTCAGTCTAAACCAATGAAAAGATCATTGTGAATGAGTGACTTTCTTGCGTAAAATATTAAGATGAACTCTTACTGCAATTAGAATAGAATAAAACTTCTTATCTTATCCTAAAAGACCTTTGTGATTTGATCCTTATAGTCAGATGAAATTTAACTCCTCTATCACCCTTTATACATCAACCACTCTGGTGTTTCTTTTATAGTCTTCAAACACATCATGTTTTTTCATAACCTTCCCTCATTGCCTATAATAATACCTGACAAATGGGagggaatcaatgaaaaaattatatttattaaattaataaataatgtacAGCCAACTTCCCCTGTTCTGACTTATTATACAATCCATTCAGCAGACTACATATTGACTCAATAACCTCCTCATGGCAGATTTCACTTCCTGGTTGCGAAAGGTATAAATTACAGGATTCAACAAAGGAATGATCACTGTATGAAAAAAGGAAACCACCTTATCCACAGGTAAGGTCCGAAAGGGGCGAGTATAGATGAAGATGGCAGGTCCAAACATGATAAGTATAATAATGACATGAGTAGTACAAGTGGACAGGGCTTTGTTCTTCCCCTCAGAGGACGACCGATGTACACGACAGATGATGACTCCATAGGAGGCCAGAaggcccaggaagcacagaagagTGAGCAGGCCACTGTTGAAGACCATCAGGAGCTCCACCACAAAGGTGTCTGTGCAGGCCAGCTTGATGACCTGCGGCACATCGCAGAAAAAGTTATCCAGTTGGTTTGGGCCACAGAAGGGCAAGCGGAGGATGAGGGCCACCTGAATGATGGAGTGGACAAAGCCTCCTAGCCACAGAGCCAACAGCAAGGCATAGCAGGCTCGGGGGTTCATGACAGTTGAATAGTGTAAAGGACGGCAGATGGCGATGTAGCGGTCAAGGGCCATCACAACAAGGAGTAGCCCTTCCCCTCCTCCAAGGAAGTGCAAGAAAAAGAGCTGAGTGATGCAGCCCCTGTAGGAGATTACCTTCTTCTCAGAGAGGAAGTCCACCAGCATCCTGGGAGCCACAATGAAGGAGTAGGATGCATCCAGGAATGCCAAGTTGCCCAGGAAGAAGTAGAGGGGGGCTGTGAGGCCAGGTTCTGATCTGATGGTGAGAATGATGAGGAAATTTCCAGGGAGGATGATGAGGTAGAAAATTAAAACTAGCACAAAGACCAGCAGCTGAATATTTTGAGACTGGGTCAGACCAAGGAGGATGAATTCTTTCACCACTGTGCtattttctatctccatttcCTCTGCCTACAGAACATCAAGGAGTAGAGTTTAGTTCCATCTTTTTCATCTAGGTCATACTTCTTCTATAACTAACATCAGTGTATGCCTCATCTATATGATGTCCTCATTTTCCCACAACCTAAGacatatttttccctttatttttttacattatttaactTCAAGAGTGTGGTCTTGAAGCCACACGCTTTTTCTGCTTCAGTCCTATGCTTCTATTTATGTTCCCTCATTTGGGAGTCTGGAATGCCTCTGTCCAGGATTGATTACTTGCATTAAGCAAATGAAAATTTTTCTGATTGAGAAAAACGTAACCACAATTATTAAGTTCTTtaggtttcttttatttaaatggtGCTGAAGTGGAGATTGATAGCAAAGAGAAATGACAGAGCTTTTTAAGGTGACAGATTTGTTCTATACCTTAATTATAATGGCACAAGTCTCTATTTGCCAAAATTTATTGAACTATTAAACTATACAGATATTTGAACATTTAGTCAATTTGAATTATACCTTAGGAATACCTACCTAAAaagctaggaaaaaaaaaacccaaacctgtATTTacctgaaatatttcatttttctctatagAACATCAGCCTTTCAACTTAATCTACATAAAAAGAAtctggacatctgtaatattttcaacaataaagataaatcttttaaaaaataatcctgatTATTCTGGAGAAATTAAAATCTGAGGCTCACCTGTACAGTGGTCTCCATATTGAGAATGTGCTCACCCAACAAACATTATAAATTACTGGTATGAAAACAATAATAGTAAAATTTCTATACATATATTGTTATATCCCattatttaaagtttatttttagaaaattctacAGCTTATATAGAAACAATCAATAtaattgaatataaaatatacaaattatatatatgtatatatatatatatatatatatatatatatattgctagtGCACACTCAAAATGGCTTATTAttgagataaaaattttaaaaggttgaCAACTCAAAttagaacaaaatataaaacaatatttctcATGCTTTCAGTTACATGATACacttgggggttttttgtttgtttttttaaatatattttattgatttttttacagagaggaaaagagagggatagagagttggaaacatcaatgaaagagaaacattgatcagctgcctcctgcacactccctactgggtatgtgcccgcaaccaaggtacatacccttgaccagaatcaaacctgggacccttgagtctgcaggccgatgctctatccactgagccaaactggttagggtggcaCACTTGTTTTTAAATCGTGTTGTGGAACATGGAGTGTAGAGAGGAGGGAAAATAAGGTTCCACTCACTAATTGCAAGGGGAGCcagaataaaagagaagagatggaaagaaggaaaagaaaaatagaaaagtctcaaatcaaaaaaatatttacaataacacatatttaaaacaaaaatatctgcTTTGTGTATGTTAAAATCTAAATATATTAATAGTAGAGGTTTTCTTGTATAGTCAAAATTAGGAAttatgaaaaacatattttacatcACAAAGGCACATATATGTGAGTACAAAtttatgtgcacacacatgcatacacctATACACCAGCACACACATTGCTTCCTAAGCAAAACTGAAGCATGAAAATTTACAAATGGAAGCATTGAAATTAGCTTTTCTGTTCCCTTcatcttctctcccccccccccatttccttccttccttcttccttccttctttccttaggCATTTATTGGCTTTGATATTTATCATTCCTTCCATGTATAAAACTTGCTGTTAGATAAGTATCAGGAATCCCTCTGAACTTACTCCTAAGTATTGTACATCTTGAAAACTATTATACTGTTAGTTTTTGCACACTCTTGCAAACATTGAGACTGTCCTTAGAACATAGAAGAAACCTTTAAGTACCTCTAAGATTAAAAGTTGCAGACTCTTCCACTgtgctttgtgttttatttcttatcatgtatttctgttctatttctttttccacaTTATTTAACGGTCAGTTAAATAACTCACTCTTTAACAGATGGGATTCATTACCATCTAACATCCCTCACTTCTTTCaatttatatatgatatataaactTAAGGCCAAGTATTACATCCCTAAGacaattgatatttttataaggGCTTTATAAAAGTCATTCTAACTATTAAGAGGAACTAGAGCTATACTActaaaaaaacagataaaaggCGCTGTTATATTGTTGAATTCAGATTTCATATAGTGGTCTCTTTCTCCTGTCATTCTGATCATTTCATTTCAAGACAGCATATGTCCCACCCAAAGAGTtgtatatgtttccatttatttcttctctttgttcCTTATAAATATGAAGAATGACAAAAGCATTTACCTCTCTAGCAATGTCACCAGATAGGAACCAAACCCAGAGCAGGTCTGCTTCAGGCCAGCCTGTAGAGTGTGgcttcttgactttgtgcaggaaataGTTCATAATATGAGTCCAGGTGGTTTTGAGAGTATATTTATTAAAGTTGGGGACAGTAAAACTAAGGAAGGACttagggtagaagaagcaacaggagagagcctaggaaGTGCTCTGCTTCTGCTCTCTGGAAACCTTAGAGGAAAGAAGCCAAGGCTGGGCTGTTTTGGCTCACTGGaaaatcagagaaaaggggggcctTGGAAAAAGGTTCAAGGGAGGAGCCTGGGACAAGCTGCCTCTCGCCGATCCTCTgattgcaagtctcatggggatctttagagtttaggagaagaaaaataaaaagttcatgcctttagagaaacatcgatcaggttgtcaaacctcagagggaaggtaggggagggtgggggtaagggagagagatcaaccaaaggacttatatgcatgcatataggcctaaccaatggacacagataacaggggggagagggcaagagTGTGAGGGgagtaacgtggggataaggacacatatgtaataacttaatcaataaattttttaaaaaataaaatacaatataaccaacatttaaaaaaaaaaaaaagttcatgccTGAGAACAGTCATGGGCATGCTCCAGAGCGAGCCTGTGCTGGTatcctttgtcttgagggtttttatctttcttctgcAGGCaagaatcttaggggagggtttcagcagaatattcattagctttccaAGATCGTTTCCAATATGCTGATGCATCCAAAGGAGCATATAGGGGCGTTTGGATCGTTCTTCGGTTGGctttactgttttacttttatcttgggtctgtctggctctaattgggtttttgttatttgtttcctTGACTTCATCTTCTTGGGTTTGGCTGGCACAAATGACATTAATTGGGTCTCTGTCCTCTATCTCCCTGACCAGGGTGATTAaagctatgtattctctggttagggaggacaAGTATAAACTATTTGCTCTCAGGTGTGTTAGGGGAGATAAGATATTGTGATTCACTAGCTGGCTGTAAATTGGTCAAATTGTTTGACCTTGTTTAATTATCTAGTgccagtttccctattccactcaCCTAGGATTTTTCCTAGCTTCTAACTATCCTGCCCCAACAATCTAACACCACTCGCACACAGCAGACATCACCTTCTAATAGAAGGGACAATTGCTAGTTATTCCTACCTTTGCTCTTAAATATCTTTTGAAATACACAACCAATTTGTGATGCAACGAAGAATGTGCTTTGGGAATTTGAAGACTAACAAAGCTATAGAACACTTTCAATGGGAATTATTGGAATACCAACaagatatagtaaaaaaaaaaaattagactagCGATCTGTTAGgtacaaatatacaaatatatattagttAAAAGACACCATGTCACTTGGGGTTCTAAAATCAACATTCCATC containing:
- the LOC132221854 gene encoding olfactory receptor 4N4C-like — its product is MEIENSTVVKEFILLGLTQSQNIQLLVFVLVLIFYLIILPGNFLIILTIRSEPGLTAPLYFFLGNLAFLDASYSFIVAPRMLVDFLSEKKVISYRGCITQLFFLHFLGGGEGLLLVVMALDRYIAICRPLHYSTVMNPRACYALLLALWLGGFVHSIIQVALILRLPFCGPNQLDNFFCDVPQVIKLACTDTFVVELLMVFNSGLLTLLCFLGLLASYGVIICRVHRSSSEGKNKALSTCTTHVIIILIMFGPAIFIYTRPFRTLPVDKVVSFFHTVIIPLLNPVIYTFRNQEVKSAMRRLLSQYVVC